The proteins below are encoded in one region of Brachyspira intermedia PWS/A:
- the rpmE gene encoding 50S ribosomal protein L31, protein MKKDIHPQYFETDVNCACGANFKIHSVQKSLHVDICHNCHPFFTGKQKILDTAGRVDKFKKRYGLKK, encoded by the coding sequence ATGAAAAAAGATATACATCCTCAATATTTTGAAACAGATGTAAACTGTGCTTGCGGTGCTAACTTTAAAATTCACTCAGTACAAAAAAGTTTACACGTAGATATTTGTCATAACTGCCACCCTTTCTTTACAGGAAAACAAAAAATTCTTGATACTGCTGGAAGAGTTGATAAATTTAAAAAACGTTATGGCTTAAAAAAATAA